A single Pseudobdellovibrionaceae bacterium DNA region contains:
- a CDS encoding glycine zipper 2TM domain-containing protein, whose product MKKIILLTAVISSFAFTSAAKAGCGNNAILGSILGGILGAQAKHNTDIATGFGALIGGSIANNSCEEEQARGNNQRVIVYPQPIEPTYYYPSGLQRASYCQVASQVLPDGYGGYYTQWQEICN is encoded by the coding sequence ATGAAAAAGATAATTTTATTAACAGCTGTGATTAGTAGTTTTGCATTTACTTCTGCAGCTAAAGCTGGCTGTGGTAATAACGCAATACTAGGGTCTATTCTTGGAGGTATCCTTGGCGCTCAAGCTAAGCATAATACCGATATTGCAACAGGCTTTGGTGCGCTTATTGGCGGATCTATTGCCAACAACTCTTGCGAAGAAGAGCAAGCGAGAGGAAATAATCAACGGGTTATTGTTTATCCGCAACCAATAGAGCCAACATATTATTACCCATCAGGGTTACAAAGAGCATCTTACTGCCAAGTAGCTAGCCAAGTTTTACCAGATGGTTATGGTGGATACTATACTCAGTGGCAAGAAATTTGTAATTAA